Proteins from one Athalia rosae chromosome 8, iyAthRosa1.1, whole genome shotgun sequence genomic window:
- the LOC105692386 gene encoding protein SREK1IP1-like — MDPEFLSRLIPQSKEQVRPACKKCGYAGHLTFQCRNFIKVDPNKEIVLDISSTSSDSDENYLSPLTELREKELSKKRKKAKKKLKKEKKRGKKSKRERAKSRSRSRSSSVTSDPRSESESDSSDSEKKRHKKKSKKSKRKKHKKRNSSDSDSDNSDN, encoded by the coding sequence ATGGATCCAGAGTTTCTTTCGCGACTGATACCACAAAGCAAAGAACAAGTTAGACCAGCTTGCAAGAAATGCGGCTATGCAGGTCATCTGACATTCCAGTGTCGGAACTTCATCAAAGTTGATCCGAACAAAGAAATAGTGCTGGACATTAGCAGCACAAGCTCAGACAGTGATGAAAACTACTTGTCACCCTTAACTGAGTTGAGGGAGAAGGAGCTGtcgaagaaacggaaaaaagccaagaagaaattaaagaaggaaaagaagcgTGGTAAAAAGTCTAAGCGAGAACGAGCCAAATCCAGGTCTAGATCTAGATCAAGTTCTGTAACTTCGGATCCCAGGTCGGAGTCAGAGTCGGACTCATCTGATAGTGAGAAGAAgaggcacaaaaaaaaaagtaaaaaatccaAGCGCAAAAAACATAAGAAGCGCAACTCCTCTGACTCTGATAGCGACAACAGTGATAACTga